The following nucleotide sequence is from Ananas comosus cultivar F153 unplaced genomic scaffold, ASM154086v1, whole genome shotgun sequence.
cGGGGCGCTCAGGGACGACGGCAGAGGGTTTCTAGAGGCCGGAGGGCTGCCTCGGGAGCGGCCCCGAGCGGCGGCGGGGCGGCGGTCGGAGACGCGGCTTGCTTCGGCCTGCACAGGTCTGGGTCGGCTGCAgccggccgaggcggcggcggcgacggtgcgCGGGGGTCACTGGGGCTCCAGGGAAAGTGGCTCGGCCGTCCTACGGCGGTGGAGAACTCAGCTCGGCCCGAGCTTGCCCTAGGTGGCAGCAACCCTCGAGGGCAGTAGTGACGGCGCTCTGGGCGGCTCGGGGCGGCGGTGGCCGGCGGCCAGAGGTCGGGGAGGTGCCACGGGAGTGGCCCAGGGCGGCGACAACGCGAAGGGAGGGTGCTGGGGTTGCCTTGGCCAGGGCTCGGCCAAGCAGGCAGCaaggagcagcagcagccacGGCGGCgtgcggaggcggcggcggtcggcggagAGGGACGCTGAGGGGTCGGGGCGACGTCGGCAAGGTGCTTGGAGGCAATGT
It contains:
- the LOC109705129 gene encoding spidroin-1-like; translation: MRAGQRWVRGKGGARCSPQVAARSGGGDGGTNQAHTRSGSGSKGSCGHGGGRGAQGRRQRVSRGRRAASGAAPSGGGAAVGDAACFGLHRSGSAAAGRGGGGDGARGSLGLQGKWLGRPTAVENSARPELALGGSNPRGQ